Below is a genomic region from Castanea sativa cultivar Marrone di Chiusa Pesio chromosome 2, ASM4071231v1.
CTTGGAGGCTGAAAACTCCGCGGAGCCGATCATTCACCAAGCTTGGCACCATGGATTCGGGTAGGGATGGTTAACTGCCCTTCAAGCGATAGGAGTAGCCGTGGACTCTCTGCTGTGGGACCCCGAGCAGATCCCTTACCCGGCCCTTCCTCTCCCCCGTTGTTCAGAGTCGGACCAAGGCTTCAGATGAGGAGGAGACTTCGAGTATGATTGACCTCGTGCGGGATATTGATGCTCACGGGGAGGCAGCTGACCCGAAGGTTACAAGCAACATCCGCGTTGGAGCCGAAGCTGCACCAGACCAGGTCCCACCGATAATCCAGACAACTGCAAGCGAAACTGAGCAACCCGTTCCTCCGCCCACACTAACTAACCCTGCCGTTTGAAGATTTagcttttgttttctctctctttttatttatttattattgttattattttttttgacatttaatGAGCTTAAATCGCCGGGCTGTGGCGATGGAACAATTTCCCTATCTTCTggatagttttaattaatgtcGTTTAAATATCGTTGTTTTAATTAATGTCATTTGAATATCGTTTGTGCTTCTCTGTCGCTTGCTTGGTAACTGTCGATCCTGTACACGATTAAGGTTTGGTTgcccatcataccttactttctcgCTTTTGGGGGCCGAGAGTATCCCCTTTGAATTCAAGCCGTAGTGGCTTACGTTACTAGACGCTCAGCGTTGCTGGCCATGTCGAGAACAGGTCCTTGTACCTAGACGAGAATAGCGTaagttttcacctgctcggtgatatgGATCGAATCGAGGGCACGTTTCtttccttagataaaaatagcctaaggttttcaccttctcggtgataggaatcgaatcGGGGgcaggtttttgtccttagataaaaatagcctaaggttttcaccttctCGGTGAcaggaatcgaaccgagggcaggtttctgtccttagataaaaatagcctaaggttttcacctaCTCGGTGAcaggaatcgaaccgagggcaggtttctatccttagatcGAAATAGCCTAAGGTTTTCGCCTGCTcagtgataggaatcgaaccgagggcaggtttctatTCTTAGATCAAGATAGCCTAAGGCTTTCACTTGCTCAGTGATAGGAATcaaaccgagggcaggtttttGTCCTTATCGTGAATGAGTTGCCTTTACCTTTGCAATTCTCTTTATAATTCTTGACTGGCGATAATAACTTGAAATAAGAAAAGGGGGAATCTTGCTGAATAAATGCCTTCATATTAAACATGCAGTAATGCAAGATTACATTAAGTTTATATCTTTAGAGGATGTCTGGTCACTGATAAAGTTTTTTCAAATTGCGAACATTCCATGGCTAGTGGAGctatttttccttcaaatccTCCAGATAGTATGCCCTTGCTCCGGCTATAGGAGTCACACGGTAGGGCCCTTTACAGGACTGAGCTAGCTTTTTTCGCGCTCGTCTCTCACGTCTTCCTCACGACCTTACGAAGTACTAGATCTCCCGCGGTGAACTCCCTCCTTCTGACAGCTCTATTGTACCTCCGAGAAAGCTTCTGTTGATACTCTGCCAGCCGAATGGTGGCCACTTCTTGGTGTTCCTCCAGCAAGTTCAGCTCCTTGGCCATCAACTTCTCGTTTTCGTCAGGAGCGAATCCCGCAACTCTAGCACTGCACAGGTTTACTTCAGCAGGGATGACTACCTCTGCCCTGTGAGTTAGAGAGAATGCCATTACTCCTGTGGATCTCCTTGGAGTTGTTCGGTTTGCCATAGGATGCTTGGCAACTCCCCGGCCCATCTACCCTTGGCGCCCTCCAATCTTTTCTTCAAATCACTCACGATGGCCTTATTGGTCGCTTCTGCTTGGTCGTTACTCTGCGGGTAGGCTGGTGTGGAGTATTGGTTCCGGATACCGAGGTTCTCGCAAAACTCCTGAAAAGCCCTACTGTCGAACTGCAAGCCATTGTCCGATATTAAAGATTCCGGCACGCCGAACCTTATTATAATGTTCCTCCACACAAATCTCTTAACGTCAATGTCTCGGATGTTGGCCAATGCCTCAACTTCtgcccactttgtgaagtagtcTATTGCCACCAGCACAAACCTTCGATTTCCCGTTTCTCGGGGAAATGGTCCGACTATATCCAACCCCCAGCAGGCGAATGGCCACGGGCTGCAAACTGGGTTCAAGTTCCCGGCCGGTTGGTAGATCATCGACATGTGCACCTGACACTGTTCACACCTCTGAGTGTACTCGGTAGCTTCCTTCCTCATTTGTGGCCACCAGAACCCCTAGGTAATTGCTCGGTGTGCCAGCGAGCGTCCCCCCACGTGGCTACTACAGACTCACTCGTGCAGTTCAGCTAATAGTTCTTTAGCCTGGTTGGGACGAAGGCACTGCAGGTATGGCCCTTCGAATGATCTGCGATATAGCTTCTAATCAACAGATAACCAGTACCGAGCGAAAGTTCGCTGTATTCTGGCTGGTTCTTTCTCATCTTCCGGGGCTCGATCTTCTGCAAGAAAGTCGATGATTGGATCCATCCAGCACTTCTCGACTTCAATGACCTGTAGAATCAGTGCCCTAGTGGTAATACTTGGTTCGGACACCAACTCCACCCTAATCAGCTGAGGTACCTCATCAGCTATTAATGATGCTAGAGTTACCAAAGAATCGGCGTGCCGGTTCTGTCCCTGGGCTATATGCTCGATCTTGACTGTCACAAAGTTACTCATCATCTGCTTTACTAGCCGTAGATATTCTATCATCCGGGGATCTTTGGCCTCGAAGTTCCCTTGGACCTGACTTACTACTAGGAGGCAGTCCAAGTACACTTCTACCTCCTTTGCCCCCAGATCCATGACAACCCTTAGTCCAGCCAGCAGAGCCTCATATTCGGCCTTATTATTAGAAGCCCTGAAGCCTAATTTGAATGAGTGTTCTAGCTTTAGATCTTTCGGGGTGATGACCACAATCCCAGCCCTCGCTCCAGCCGCATTGGACACGTCGTCCACAAATACCTTCCATGGCTTGACCTCTACTAGGCAAGTTATGTCCGTACTTCTCGACGAGAACTCGGCAATAAAGTCCGCAAGTACCTGTCCCTTCATTGAGTTCCTCAGCTTGTATCTGATGTCAAAAGAGTCCAGCCGAGTCCCCCACTTGGCTATCCTCCCCGTAAAGTCAAATCTCCTCAATAATGACTGAAGTGGGTACTCGGTCAAGACGTGGACTGTGTGGCCCTGAAAGTAATGGGGCAATTTTTGGGTGGAATGCACGAGTGCTAGCACCAGTTTTTCCAGTGGTAAATACCTGGTCTTCACGTCGACTAATGTCTTGCTGATGTAATAAACTGGGAGCTATACACCGTTATCCCTCAGTAGTACGGCGCTCACTGCATGCTCAGATACCGAGAGGTACATATACAAGTCTTCTCCTGGTTCCGGGGCTGACAACGTCAATGCCAGCCCAAGGTAATCCTTTAGATCTTGGAAAGCTCTGTCACACTCCTCGTTCCattggaaccccttccacttcttcaaaagtTGGTAAAAGGGCTGGCACCGATCAACGAACTTGGAAATAAATCGGTTAAGAGTAGCCAGCATACCGGTTAGCTTTTGAACCTCTTTCGGATTGTTTGGCGATTTGAGACGTTTCATGGCTTCAATTTGATCGGGGTTAACTTCGATCCCCCGTTTAGTAATCAAATAACCCAGGAACTTGCCGAATCCAACCCCGAAGGCACACTTATCAGCGTTGAGGTGCAGCCGGTGTCGTCAGAGTATCTCGAACACTTCTTTCAGGTCATCAATGTGCTGCCTTTCTTGCTTGATTTTTATCACCATGTCGTCAATGTACACTTCAATTGTCTGTCCAATCTTATCCCTAAACATCATTGTcatcattcgttgataagtggctCTTGCGTTCTTCAATTTGAATGGCATCACGGTATAGTGGTAGTTAGCATCGGGTGTTAAGAATTccgttttctcctgatcctcggTGGCTAGGGCAATCTGGTGATAGCGTTGGAAAGCATCGAGGAAACTCATTCCCGGGTGCCCGCACGTAGCGTCCAccaattaatcaatttttggcATTGGAAACGGATTCTTCAGACATGCTTAGTTCAGATCggtaaaatcaacacaaaccctcCACTTACCGCTCTTCTTTTTAAGGACCACCGTGTTTGCGAGCCATTCCAGAAAGAACGTTTCCCTTATGGCCCCCGCCTCTCTCAGCTTCCCAACTTCCTGTCTGACGGCTTCCACATGCTCCTTAGCAAACCTTCTCCGTCCTTGTTTCTTAGGAGGGCATAGAGGATCCACATTCAGCTTGTGAACTATGAACTCTGGGTCGACACTAGGCACCTTATATGGATTCCATTCAAACACGTCCACGTTTTGTATGAGGAACAGCTGTAGCTGCACCCTTTCCCCATCACTCAAGCCTGCCCCTATCTGATAACTCCTTTCACCTCTCGGTAAGATCTTTACGCTTACCAAATCCTCGGCAACGTTGGTCCCCTCAACCTGGGGATGCTGTAATTGCTATAGGGGCGCCTTCTCAGCTGATTCCCTCTGCTCCGTTTGTTTGTTTCTCGCGGCTACTAAACACTGTCTGGCCACTTGTTGATCACCCTTTATTACTGTAATCCCTTCATCAGTTCAGAGCTTGACTTTCACGAGCAAGGTGGACGGTACAGCCCCCATGTCATGTATCCATGGCCTTCTAAATATTGCCATGTACGGCGAGAAAGAGGCGACCACTATGAATGTCACCATTATCTCCCTGCCTTTCTTGATAACTGGGAGTGAAATCTGCCCTTCTAGAGTCACCATATGCCCATCGAATCCCATTAAAGGTGTATCATACTTGGACAAGTCCCCCTTTTTCAGGCCGAGCCCCCTGTATAGGTCCGGGTACATTACATCTACGCCACTCCCTTAATCTATCATTATTCTCTTCACTATAAAACCCCTTACATGGGCCGTGACTATCAAAGCATCGTGGTGGGGCTGAGTAGTGCCTTCCAGGTCATCGTCGTCAAACACTATGGGTTGTCTATTGTACCTCGGCTTCTTCCCTGGGGATTGTTCGCTCATGCTTCCCTCCGCTGACACCACAGTCAACACCCCTTTTGTTGTAGGTGCTCTAATTGCCCTTGATGTTGCGTGGATGACCTCTATCACTCCCAAGGGGGGTGGGAGAGGGTTTCGACGCAGCCGATCTGCCTACTTGGTCTCCTTATTCCCCGTTTCCACTAGAAACTCCTTCAAATGCCCTGCCTTCACAAACTGTTCCAGGTGATCTTTCAACACCCTACACTGCTTGGTGTTGTGCCCTTTATCTCTGTGATAGGTGTAATACAAATTCTGGTTTCTCCTCAacgggtctcctgccatcttgtTCAGTCGCTTAAAATACGACTCATTTTTTATCCTATCAATGATGCGGTGCACGAGCTCCTTGAATGTCGCATTGACTCCCCCAGTAGCCGGGCCGAGCTCTTAAATTCTCAAATCCTTCCTATGTCTAGGGTTGaagccattgttccgaggataACTGATTATTAGTTCCTTCCCCTTAGTCTGTAGCCGATCATCTTCTAAGCGCTTGTACTCCGCGATACGCCTCATCAACTGCCTCATATCCTCAGGATGTTTTAGGGTCAACGATTCTCTTAGCCCGGATTCTTCAGGTGAGCCCATCCGAAAGGTGCTCGTTGCGATCTTTTCATTACCCCCGCCGATCTCGTTATCCAACTCCTAGTACCGATTGGCATATTTGCGAAGGGTCTCTCCAGC
It encodes:
- the LOC142624325 gene encoding uncharacterized protein LOC142624325, producing the protein MYPDLYRGLGLKKGDLSKYDTPLMGFDGHMVTLEGQISLPVIKKGREIMVTFIVVASFSPYMAIFRRPWIHDMGAVEGTNVAEDLVSVKILPRGERSYQIGAGLSDGERVQLQLFLIQNVDVFEWNPYKVPSVDPEFIVHKLNVDPLCPPKKQGRRRFAKEHVEAVRQEVGKLREAGAIRETFFLEWLANTVVLKKKSVNPDQIEAMKRLKSPNNPKEVQKLTGMLATLNRFISKFVDRCQPFYQLLKKWKGFQWNEECDRAFQDLKDYLGLALTLSAPEPGEDLYMYLSVSEHAGHTVHVLTEYPLQSLLRRFDFTGRIAKWGTRLDSFDIRYKLRNSMKGQVLADFIAEFSSRSTDITCLVEVKPWKVFVDDVSNAAGARAGIVVITPKDLKLEHSFKLGFRASNNKAEYEALLAGLRVVMDLGAKEVEVYLDCLLVVSQVQGNFEAKDPRMIEYLRLVKQMMSNFVTVKIEHIAQGQNRHADSLVTLASLIADEVPQLIRVELVSEPSITTRALILQVIEVEKCWMDPIIDFLAEDRAPEDEKEPARIQRTFARYWLSVD